The segment CGCCGGCCGGCCCCTGGTCGACAGCTTCGTGACCGAGGTCAGCCAGGACACCTGGATTCATTTCCCATGGGATCTGGAACTGCAATTCGTCCAGCCGATTGCCAGCGGCGGCCAGTAGCACCCCGACGGACTAGCCCGATCGCTCGGTTCGCAATCGCGGGTCGAGCGCATCACGCAGGCCGTCCCCGAGCAGGTTCAGACCCAGGACCGCGAGGGCGATGGCCAACCCCGGGAGGATCGCCAGCTTCGGATCAAGCGCCATGAAGGTCTGAGCGTCGAACAACATGCGTCCCCAACTCGGCGCCGGCGGCTGGGTTCCCAACCCCAGATAGGCGAGCGCGGCCTCCGCGAGGATCGCCACGGCGAACTGGATCGTTGCCTGGACGATCAGCACGGGGGCGATGTTCGGCAATATGTGGTCACGCGTTATCGCCGCCGGCGTCTTCCCGATCGCCAACCCGGCGCGGGCATACTCCAGCCCCCACACCTGTATCGCGGCCCCACGCGCGACCCGCGCAAACACCGGAACATTGAATATGCCGATGGCAATGATGGCGTTGATCGCGCCCGGCCCGAAGGTCGCGGTGATCATGATCGCCGAGACGATCGCGGGGAATGCAAAAACCACGTCCGACCCGCGGGCTACCAGATCATCGACCCAGCCACCCCGTGCCG is part of the Alphaproteobacteria bacterium genome and harbors:
- a CDS encoding ABC transporter permease, encoding MSDAANTVYRGGVLRLLRHPNFLIGVILTGMLMLVALVSLVWTPHAFDTVAITQRMQGPSGTHWLGTDHFGRDIATRLMIGARNSIMVGAVAVGIGLVVGVGLGLLAAARGGWVDDLVARGSDVVFAFPAIVSAIMITATFGPGAINAIIAIGIFNVPVFARVARGAAIQVWGLEYARAGLAIGKTPAAITRDHILPNIAPVLIVQATIQFAVAILAEAALAYLGLGTQPPAPSWGRMLFDAQTFMALDPKLAILPGLAIALAVLGLNLLGDGLRDALDPRLRTERSG